In Bacteroidota bacterium, the following are encoded in one genomic region:
- a CDS encoding gliding motility-associated C-terminal domain-containing protein: GGTGAYSYSLNGGTPQSSNVFSGLSAGSYTILVSDAKGCTFSITTPIVISNPAALSATAAGSSQVSCNNASDGVITVTAVGGTGAYSYSLNGGTPQSSNVFSGLSAGSYTIVVSDAKGCTFSISTPIVISNPAGLSATASGSAQVSCNNASDGVITVTAVGGTGAYSYSLNGGTPQSSNVFSGLSAGSYTIVVSDAKGCTLTLPEYTIANPSVITVTAQYSGQVSCHDASDGVITVTASGGTGILSYSLNGGQSQLSNVFSGLTAGIYHVVVYDENGCSGTMVLSASDITIQNPPLLTISVIGSSQVSCNDAFDGIITATANGGTGSYTYSLNGGVPQLSNVFNGLPAGTYTITVNDVYGCEAISEAITIANPDPLSATAVGSSQVSCNNAGDGVITVTAVGGTGVYSYSLNGGTAQSSNVFSGLSAGSYTILVSDAKGCTFSISTPIVISNPAALSATAVGSAQVSCHNGGDASITVTATGGTGAYSYSLNGGLAQVSNVFDHLAAGSYTVVVTDANGCSFTIIDPIIIANPDQLSATASGSSQVSCNNASDGVITVTAAGGTGSYSYSLNGGLAQSSNIFSGLASGSYLVSVNDAKGCIFSIAVPIIISNPDAISATAVGSSQVSCKNSSDGSITVTAVGGTGAYSYSLNGGIFQTSNVFNGLSAGSYTVVVTDANGCSFTLPSPVVIANPAGLSATAAGSSQVSCNNASDGVITVTAVGGTGAYSYSLNGGLAQLSNVFSGLASGTYSVTVVDENGCSVTTDALTIANPTIITVTAQNSLQVSCHDGNDGVITIFASGGTPHYTYAINGGQQQSSNVFSGLYAGSYQIMVYDQNGCSGTIDNSGGVVTIANPPQITVTAVSTPQVGCHDGADGQITVTAAGGTGAYSYSLNGGALQSTDVFSNLVSGTYVVTVFDANNCSVSTSPIVIANPAQLTVSVSGSTQVSCHDAGDGVINVVAGGGTGAYSFSLNGGDVQSSPVFNNLIAGTYTVTVFDANGCSVMSGSVVIDNPKEITAVSVITNPVSCNNGNNGVITVSASGGTGSLSYSLNGGPLQTSNVFSFLSSGIYTITVSDANGCSLVMEAVDLTNPDAVSLSVQASPQVSCNTSNDGVITVNASGGNGVYSYSLNGGPSQTSNVFSSLNAGSYFVTVYDGNLCMASSPEITIQDPEPIVVSAVGSPQVSCNNSSDATINVTVTGGTGSYSYSLNGGQFQQSGIFSGLASGSYTVEVFDQNGCSSISSVMDILNPLPISLSISATAEVSCHNSNDGTISIIASGGNGGYTYSLNGSNPSVTNVFSTLISGTYNVVVFDQNGCTSGENMVQIGNPDSLVVIPLQAKYTCTQNSLTSLNVNVSGGAQPYQYSIDGGLTFQSSFTFDSIIAGVYNIIVKDAKGCTTEVPAFPVNTPNPMHGSVDIVSGNLCNGHSDAIIQVNASDGVPPYSYSLDGASFVSNDMFGNVSAGNHTVDIMDTNGCSIRVDFSIEAAPVIDINLVSYSDANCAGKKDGAIEVAVDGGQSPYTYSWSTGGSEASVTNLDAGVYTLTITDNLGCKVEFTKPVLTGINEDELVINNVFSPNADGINDVWVIGNIDLYPENELVVLNRWGNEVFTEKSYHNDWSGSRLLEGTYFYVLKVKMCDEDRTFQGYITIVR, encoded by the coding sequence TTGGCGGCACCGGTGCATATTCATATTCACTCAATGGTGGAACACCACAATCATCCAATGTTTTCAGCGGTCTTTCAGCCGGTAGCTATACAATATTAGTTAGCGATGCAAAAGGTTGTACCTTCTCAATCACTACTCCGATAGTAATTTCTAATCCTGCTGCATTATCAGCAACAGCGGCTGGTTCATCACAGGTTAGCTGTAACAATGCAAGCGATGGTGTTATTACAGTGACCGCAGTTGGTGGCACAGGTGCATACTCATATTCATTGAATGGCGGAACACCACAATCATCGAATGTGTTCAGCGGTCTTTCAGCCGGAAGCTATACAATAGTAGTTAGCGATGCAAAAGGATGTACGTTCTCAATTTCAACTCCGATTGTAATTTCAAATCCTGCTGGTTTATCAGCAACAGCAAGCGGCTCAGCACAGGTTAGCTGTAACAATGCAAGCGACGGTGTTATTACAGTGACCGCAGTTGGTGGCACAGGTGCGTACTCATATTCATTGAATGGCGGAACGCCACAATCATCAAATGTGTTCAGCGGTCTTTCAGCCGGAAGCTATACAATAGTTGTAAGCGATGCGAAAGGTTGTACCCTAACGTTACCTGAATATACAATTGCCAACCCATCGGTAATAACAGTTACTGCTCAGTATTCAGGTCAGGTTTCATGCCATGATGCCAGTGACGGTGTAATTACTGTTACTGCTTCCGGTGGAACCGGTATTCTGAGCTACTCTTTAAATGGAGGTCAGTCTCAACTTTCGAACGTATTCTCGGGGCTTACCGCCGGTATATATCACGTAGTAGTTTATGATGAGAATGGCTGTTCGGGAACGATGGTATTATCTGCTTCAGATATTACCATTCAGAATCCTCCATTGCTTACTATTTCAGTTATTGGTTCATCACAGGTTAGCTGCAACGATGCATTTGACGGCATAATTACTGCGACTGCCAATGGCGGAACTGGTTCATACACTTATTCATTAAATGGTGGTGTGCCACAATTATCCAACGTGTTTAATGGTCTGCCAGCAGGCACATACACTATCACAGTAAATGATGTTTATGGATGCGAGGCCATTAGTGAAGCCATTACAATTGCTAATCCTGATCCGTTATCAGCAACAGCGGTTGGTTCATCACAGGTTAGCTGCAACAATGCCGGCGACGGTGTTATTACAGTGACCGCAGTTGGTGGCACTGGCGTTTATTCATATTCACTCAATGGCGGAACAGCCCAATCATCGAATGTGTTCAGCGGTCTTTCAGCCGGAAGCTATACAATATTAGTTAGTGATGCAAAAGGATGTACGTTCTCAATTTCAACTCCGATTGTAATATCCAATCCTGCTGCATTATCAGCAACAGCTGTTGGTTCAGCACAGGTTAGCTGTCATAATGGTGGTGATGCTTCTATTACTGTAACAGCAACAGGTGGCACCGGTGCATATTCATATTCATTGAATGGAGGTTTGGCACAGGTTTCTAACGTATTCGATCATCTTGCTGCGGGCAGCTACACTGTGGTTGTAACGGATGCAAATGGATGTAGTTTCACAATCATTGATCCTATTATCATTGCCAATCCCGATCAGCTCTCAGCAACTGCAAGCGGTTCATCACAGGTGAGCTGTAACAATGCAAGTGATGGGGTAATAACTGTAACAGCCGCGGGCGGTACCGGTTCTTATTCATATTCGCTCAATGGCGGATTAGCTCAGTCATCTAATATATTTAGTGGCCTGGCGTCCGGTTCATATCTCGTCTCGGTGAATGATGCAAAAGGCTGCATTTTTTCAATTGCCGTTCCCATTATAATTTCCAATCCTGATGCAATTTCGGCAACAGCTGTCGGTTCATCACAGGTCAGCTGCAAAAATAGCAGTGATGGTAGCATTACGGTAACAGCAGTCGGTGGTACGGGTGCGTATTCATATTCACTGAATGGTGGAATTTTTCAAACATCAAATGTGTTTAACGGTCTTTCAGCCGGTTCTTACACCGTAGTTGTAACTGATGCGAATGGTTGTTCCTTCACTCTGCCTTCTCCTGTTGTTATTGCTAATCCTGCCGGCTTATCAGCAACAGCAGCTGGTTCATCGCAGGTGAGCTGCAACAATGCAAGCGACGGTGTTATTACAGTGACCGCAGTTGGTGGCACAGGCGCATATTCATATTCACTCAATGGTGGATTAGCCCAGTTATCGAATGTGTTCAGCGGACTGGCAAGCGGTACTTACAGCGTGACCGTTGTTGACGAGAACGGTTGTTCCGTCACCACTGATGCGCTCACAATTGCTAATCCAACCATTATTACTGTTACTGCTCAAAATTCTTTGCAGGTATCCTGCCATGATGGTAATGACGGTGTAATCACAATCTTTGCCAGCGGCGGAACACCTCATTATACATATGCTATCAATGGTGGACAGCAACAATCATCGAATGTATTCAGCGGCTTATATGCCGGCAGCTATCAGATTATGGTTTATGATCAGAATGGTTGTTCAGGAACCATTGATAATTCGGGTGGCGTAGTAACGATAGCCAATCCGCCTCAAATTACTGTAACTGCGGTATCTACTCCGCAAGTGGGTTGCCACGATGGCGCAGACGGTCAGATTACGGTAACGGCAGCAGGAGGAACAGGTGCCTATTCCTATTCATTGAATGGTGGCGCACTTCAATCAACTGATGTATTTTCTAATCTCGTAAGCGGTACTTATGTTGTGACTGTATTTGATGCAAACAATTGCTCGGTTTCAACATCACCGATAGTAATTGCCAATCCTGCACAGCTAACAGTTTCTGTCAGTGGTTCCACTCAGGTAAGCTGCCATGATGCCGGCGACGGAGTTATTAATGTCGTTGCAGGTGGTGGAACAGGTGCTTATTCCTTCTCTCTGAATGGAGGCGACGTTCAATCATCTCCGGTATTTAATAATCTGATTGCAGGAACCTACACCGTGACCGTATTTGATGCCAATGGTTGTTCTGTAATGTCCGGCTCAGTTGTAATTGACAATCCAAAAGAAATTACTGCAGTCAGTGTTATTACAAACCCTGTATCCTGTAACAACGGAAATAACGGCGTTATTACGGTTTCTGCTTCCGGTGGAACGGGCAGTCTTTCTTATTCATTGAATGGCGGTCCGCTTCAGACATCAAATGTTTTCAGCTTCCTCAGCAGCGGCATTTATACAATTACTGTTTCTGATGCAAATGGCTGTTCCCTGGTAATGGAAGCTGTTGATCTGACCAATCCTGATGCCGTTTCACTCAGTGTTCAGGCGAGTCCTCAGGTTTCATGTAACACTTCCAATGATGGTGTAATTACAGTTAATGCAAGCGGTGGCAACGGTGTCTATTCATATTCACTTAATGGTGGACCATCACAAACATCCAATGTATTCAGTTCATTGAATGCCGGGTCATATTTTGTTACAGTGTATGATGGGAATCTCTGCATGGCAAGCAGTCCTGAGATAACAATTCAGGATCCTGAGCCGATTGTTGTAAGTGCTGTTGGTTCGCCTCAGGTAAGCTGCAATAATTCAAGCGATGCTACAATTAATGTTACTGTTACCGGTGGAACAGGAAGTTATTCCTACTCACTGAATGGCGGACAGTTCCAGCAGTCAGGCATTTTCAGCGGCTTAGCTTCGGGGTCTTATACTGTGGAGGTCTTTGACCAGAATGGCTGTTCAAGCATTTCTTCAGTAATGGATATCCTGAATCCATTGCCCATAAGTTTAAGTATTTCAGCAACAGCCGAAGTCAGCTGCCACAATAGTAACGATGGAACAATTTCTATCATAGCAAGCGGTGGCAACGGTGGCTACACATACTCACTCAATGGAAGCAATCCGTCAGTAACCAATGTGTTCTCCACACTGATATCGGGAACATACAATGTGGTTGTTTTTGACCAGAACGGTTGTACTTCAGGCGAGAATATGGTACAGATTGGTAATCCTGATTCACTGGTTGTTATTCCCTTACAGGCTAAGTATACATGCACTCAGAATAGTCTCACCTCGCTTAATGTAAATGTGAGTGGGGGTGCACAGCCTTATCAGTATTCCATTGACGGAGGACTTACATTCCAGTCATCTTTTACCTTTGATTCAATAATTGCAGGTGTTTATAATATCATTGTAAAAGATGCAAAAGGATGTACTACTGAAGTTCCTGCTTTCCCTGTAAACACACCTAATCCAATGCACGGTTCCGTTGACATCGTTTCGGGAAATCTTTGCAACGGACATTCAGATGCCATCATACAAGTGAATGCCAGCGACGGTGTTCCTCCTTACAGTTACTCACTTGATGGCGCATCATTTGTGAGCAATGATATGTTTGGCAATGTTTCGGCAGGCAATCACACCGTTGATATTATGGATACCAATGGCTGTTCAATCCGTGTTGATTTCAGTATCGAAGCGGCACCCGTTATTGATATAAACCTTGTATCATACAGTGATGCCAATTGTGCCGGGAAAAAAGATGGCGCTATTGAAGTGGCTGTTGATGGCGGACAAAGTCCATACACCTATTCATGGTCAACCGGTGGCAGTGAAGCCTCGGTAACAAATCTTGATGCCGGTGTTTACACCCTTACAATTACCGATAACCTTGGATGCAAGGTGGAATTTACAAAACCTGTACTTACCGGTATCAATGAAGACGAACTGGTGATAAACAATGTGTTCTCGCCCAATGCCGATGGTATTAACGATGTTTGGGTAATCGGCAATATAGATTTATATCCTGAAAATGAACTTGTGGTTCTTAACCGCTGGGGCAATGAGGTATTTACTGAAAAGAGCTACCACAATGACTGGTCGGGAAGCCGCTTGCTTGAAGGTACATACTTCTATGTATTGAAAGTTAAAATGTGCGATGAAGACAGAACGTTCCAGGGATATATCACCATTGTTCGTTAA
- a CDS encoding type IX secretion system membrane protein PorP/SprF — translation MKKSITIIAAMLLALCGYAQQDAVYNHYMFNELLINPAYAGTKGLLNANAIFATQWTGFSGSPTTQTLSLEGPVSPSIGLGIHFINDKLGAQSTQGLFGSYSYKIKLGEKFKLSMGLAAGVSYFTLDGTKLTSENIDDPAIPKNSVSTVLFDSKAGLFLYSDRFYAGFSVTDMLGDVIKPKDLLVTSQSRHYYLTSGYVFDLGSRLKLKPSFLYKEDFRAPSNLDLSTFLLYNEKIWIGATVRVGAQVFKNNALDNTLKHRDAIVLMTEWNITDKLRIGYAYTQTLSALKNYSGHEIMAGYYFPVKEPTKMKNPRYF, via the coding sequence ATGAAAAAGTCAATAACGATAATAGCCGCAATGTTGCTTGCACTTTGTGGATATGCTCAGCAGGATGCCGTTTATAATCATTATATGTTTAATGAATTGCTTATAAATCCTGCGTATGCCGGTACCAAGGGACTGCTCAATGCCAATGCTATTTTTGCAACGCAATGGACAGGTTTCTCCGGTTCGCCGACCACTCAGACGTTGAGTCTTGAAGGTCCGGTTTCGCCCAGTATTGGTCTGGGAATACACTTCATCAACGATAAACTGGGCGCTCAAAGTACGCAGGGATTATTCGGAAGTTATTCATATAAAATTAAGCTTGGCGAAAAATTCAAACTATCAATGGGTCTTGCTGCAGGCGTTTCATACTTCACGCTCGACGGTACAAAGCTTACAAGCGAAAATATTGATGACCCGGCGATTCCCAAAAATTCTGTAAGCACGGTGTTGTTTGATTCCAAGGCCGGACTGTTCCTTTACAGCGACAGGTTTTATGCAGGATTCAGTGTAACAGATATGCTGGGTGATGTAATAAAACCAAAAGATTTGCTGGTAACAAGTCAGTCGAGGCATTACTACCTTACTTCCGGTTATGTGTTTGATTTAGGATCAAGGCTCAAACTGAAACCGAGTTTTCTTTACAAAGAGGATTTCAGAGCTCCGTCAAACCTCGACCTGAGTACTTTTCTATTGTACAACGAGAAGATTTGGATTGGTGCTACCGTTAGGGTAGGAGCACAGGTTTTCAAGAACAATGCTCTTGACAACACGCTTAAACACCGCGATGCCATTGTACTGATGACCGAGTGGAACATCACCGACAAGCTCAGAATCGGTTATGCCTATACGCAAACACTTTCGGCATTGAAGAACTACTCGGGTCATGAAATTATGGCAGGGTATTACTTCCCCGTAAAGGAACCGACAAAAATGAAAAATCCCAGGTACTTCTAA
- a CDS encoding OmpA family protein has product MKTKNFFMKYFALVVLATLMAGSVSSQSNLEKARQMKANFEYTKAIELYKQAFVLVPPGLESTRDMADCYLMNNDTKSAEQWLAKVVRFPGATVEDVLEYAHVLRSNAHYDEAIAQYKIVEDRSPQSKASADAWISACTNAKDWMAHPEYFDVLNVAAVNSENSDFGLIPFNKGFILTSDRKIPGKNYGENEISGWTGKPYLKQYYFDADGNGEPGQDGQEIAALNNGYHNGPGVFDPSEGRIYFTRTKMVKVTKKPVNSDPTSWYDHSKTKDFVNRLEIYTADYVNGKWQNVQPFAFNKVEEYSVGHPALSPDGSVLYFVSDMPGGFGGPDIYFSRKGDDGKWSTPQNAGNKINTAGSEVFPSVGDDGVLYFSSDGLAGMGGLDIFSASGSLNKWSDPQNLKYPINSSKDDFAPYFPKHGEGGYFASARDGGLGSDDIYKVSPTPIKDLMLAVVTKEKHDDGSLALLDGVSVKVYNKVNDQTDLLTTSANGVAYLKAPCGSNFELTGSKEGYFTKMNASVDAGLCKTRHDTVFVELVLEKIVLNKPIVLENIYYDYNKWNIRPDAAIELNKLVVILIQNPSINIELGSHTDCRGTAEYNQKLSQKRAESAVAYIVSNGIDSKRITAKGYGESVSVNGCTDGVKCTEEEYQMNRRTEFKVTSINKNSVSYLDNTP; this is encoded by the coding sequence ATGAAAACGAAAAACTTTTTCATGAAATATTTCGCGCTTGTCGTATTGGCCACTTTAATGGCGGGCAGTGTTTCGTCGCAGTCAAACCTTGAGAAGGCCCGGCAAATGAAAGCGAATTTTGAATATACCAAAGCAATAGAATTATACAAACAGGCATTCGTATTAGTGCCGCCCGGGCTTGAAAGCACACGTGATATGGCCGACTGTTACCTCATGAATAATGACACTAAATCTGCCGAACAGTGGTTGGCAAAAGTAGTTCGCTTTCCGGGAGCTACCGTTGAAGATGTGCTGGAATATGCGCATGTGCTGAGGTCAAACGCCCACTATGATGAAGCTATAGCTCAATATAAAATTGTTGAAGACAGATCTCCACAGTCCAAAGCAAGTGCTGATGCATGGATATCAGCCTGCACCAATGCTAAAGATTGGATGGCGCATCCTGAGTACTTTGACGTTTTAAATGTTGCAGCGGTAAATTCCGAGAATTCAGATTTTGGTTTGATTCCTTTCAACAAAGGATTTATTCTTACTTCCGACAGAAAAATACCCGGAAAAAATTATGGCGAAAATGAAATCTCGGGCTGGACCGGAAAACCGTATCTGAAACAATATTATTTTGATGCCGACGGTAATGGCGAACCCGGTCAGGACGGACAGGAAATTGCAGCTCTCAACAACGGGTATCATAATGGTCCGGGTGTGTTTGACCCTTCGGAAGGACGCATATATTTTACCCGCACTAAAATGGTGAAAGTGACCAAAAAACCCGTGAATAGTGATCCTACAAGTTGGTATGATCATTCTAAAACCAAAGATTTTGTAAACAGGCTTGAGATTTATACCGCCGATTATGTAAACGGAAAATGGCAGAATGTGCAGCCTTTTGCATTCAACAAAGTGGAAGAATATTCCGTAGGTCACCCGGCGCTATCGCCCGATGGAAGCGTGCTGTATTTCGTATCTGATATGCCCGGCGGGTTCGGTGGCCCCGATATCTATTTCAGCCGTAAGGGCGACGATGGTAAATGGAGTACTCCGCAGAATGCCGGAAACAAAATCAATACTGCCGGAAGCGAAGTTTTTCCGTCTGTGGGTGATGATGGCGTTTTGTATTTTTCCAGCGACGGCCTTGCCGGAATGGGTGGACTTGATATTTTTTCGGCAAGCGGAAGTCTGAATAAATGGTCGGATCCACAGAACCTGAAATACCCGATTAATTCATCCAAAGACGATTTCGCACCTTACTTTCCCAAACATGGGGAGGGCGGATATTTTGCCTCGGCACGCGACGGTGGACTGGGAAGTGATGATATTTACAAAGTATCGCCCACACCCATCAAAGACCTTATGCTGGCTGTTGTTACAAAAGAAAAACACGACGATGGTTCTCTGGCATTGCTCGACGGAGTGAGTGTAAAGGTTTACAATAAAGTAAATGATCAAACCGATTTGCTGACTACGTCTGCTAACGGCGTGGCATACCTGAAAGCGCCCTGTGGTTCAAACTTTGAATTGACCGGCAGTAAAGAAGGCTATTTTACGAAGATGAATGCTTCCGTTGATGCCGGTCTGTGCAAAACCAGACATGATACGGTTTTCGTAGAACTTGTGCTGGAAAAAATAGTGCTGAATAAACCCATCGTACTGGAAAATATTTATTATGATTATAACAAATGGAACATCAGGCCTGATGCTGCCATTGAGTTGAATAAGCTGGTGGTAATACTCATTCAAAACCCTTCAATCAATATCGAGTTGGGGTCTCATACCGACTGTCGCGGTACAGCGGAATACAACCAGAAGCTTTCGCAGAAACGTGCAGAATCAGCCGTTGCCTATATTGTATCCAATGGAATTGATTCGAAACGAATCACAGCCAAAGGATATGGCGAATCTGTTTCTGTGAACGGATGCACCGATGGTGTGAAATGCACGGAAGAAGAATACCAGATGAACAGAAGAACAGAATTCAAAGTTACAAGTATCAATAAAAATTCCGTTTCTTATCTTGATAATACACCATAG